CAGACCCGGCGCAGGCCCCCTGTTCACCCACTATGACGAGGCAGCAGGTTCACGGGTGGAGCTGTCCGGCATTACCTTCACGAATTGGGTGGACAAGACTGTCAACATGCTGGATGGCCTTGGGGCGGAGGCCGGCGAAGTGGTTTACCTGGATCTGTTGCGAACCGATCCCGGGCACTGGGTGACGGCAGTGTGGGTTGCAGCGGCCTGGCAACGTGGATGCAGCGTTGCCGAGAGGAACGGCGACGAGACGGCCCTGGCGGTGGTCGGTTCCCTGAGCCAAGAACGTGGACCCGTCACGGTGATGTGTTCCCTGCATCCGCTGGGCCTGGGAGTCCCAGCGCTTCCAGCAGACTGCGCGGACTACGCCGATGTGCTGACAGAACCAGACATGCACTGGGCGGAGCCGGTGTCCCCGGATGAGCTGGCCTGGCTACCTGGGATAACCCATGCGGACGTGGCACGGGTGCCGGGATCGGGCCAGAGGCGGCTGTTCGCAGATCCGAAACCGGGATGGGCGGCTGTGAGCAACTTGCTGGTTGCCCCGGTGCTCGGGGGTGGATCGACGGTGGTGGTGACCGGCGCCACAGCTGAGCGCACCGCCAGGATCGCCGCGGAGGAGCGCACCGCCCCGGTAGCCTGAATCCAGCAGAGCCTCACCTGCGAGCAGGCAGCCCGCGGAGGAAACCGAGCCCCCAGGCAAGATGCATGGTGGACAGCACCAGCGGCAGGCGGGACCGCGCCGCAGAAGGGACATCGCGCATCGTGACGGTGGCGAACACGAGGAAACCCAGATACAGCAGCGGGAAGGCGAGCAGGGCTGTCAGCCAGGGATGCCGCAACCGCACTCCCGCAAGGCCTACCCCCAGGCCGACACCTGCGCCTAGGACAACCGCGGGCGGGGCGAGGTAGCGTCGGCTTGCGGTCTCGGGATGACGCCGGATCACCTCTCGGCGCCACTGCCCTGTCTTGTAGAACTGTCTCGCCAGGGCACGAAGACTCGAGCGGGGCCGGTAGACCACCCGGAGCTCCGGGGTGAACCACACCAGGTGCCCGGCGCGGCGGAGCCGGTAGTTGAATTCCCAGTCCTGGGCCCGGTGCAGGGACTCGTCGAAACCGCCCAGCTCGTTCAGGACATCCCGGCGGAAGACGCCGAGAAACACCGTATCAGCCGGGCCCGCTGGAGTACGAGCCAGATGGAAACCACCACCGCCGAGCCCCAGGTGTGAGTTGTAGGCGGCAGCAACGGCCTGTTCAAAAGGAGTGCGGCCCTGGGCATCCATCAGACCGCCCACATTTGCGGCTCCTGTCTCACGGAGGACCGCCACAGCGGTGGCGATATACCCGGGACACAGCTCAGCGTGTCCGTCGACGCGAACGACGATTTCATGGCTGGCGGCCTTGATAGCCAGGTTGAGGCCTGCTGGCGTGAACCCCGTCGGGTTGTCGACCACGACGACTCGAGAATCAGCAGCCGCCAGAGCGTTGGCGATCTCGTGGGTGCGGTCTCCGCTGGGTCCAACGGCGAGTACCACCTCGATCTCACCTGCGTAGTCCTGGGCAAGGACTCGCCGCACGGCGGCCTCCAGGTGCGGTTCCTCATTACGGACTGGCATGACGACACTGACGGGTTCGGGAATCACCCGGCTCAACTTACTCGGCAGATGGCTACGTCGGCACCCGGCTCCGGGGTGGGCGATGAGGTGGCCTCGCTCGTTGTCTTATCACTGGCCTCGGTCTTGTCACTGGCCTTGACGTTCGGTGAAGAATCCTTCCCTGACGCAGAGGTCGTAGAGGGAACCGGGGCACTGCTGGCGGGGGAACCGCTGCTGGTGGCGGGTGTAGAGGGACTGTCTTGGGCCTCCGACGCCGCGATGGCCTCTGCCGTTGTGCTGCGGATCAGGCCGAGATCAGGCGAGGCCGGCTCGATCAGCGGCGGAGAGAAGTTGACGGAGTCGATGGGCAATGATTTTCCGCGGATCGCCAAATCCACCAGTTCCGGCAACTTTTCTGTTCCGACGTCAGTGCGCACGATGTCGGAGCCTGCCTCAGCGAGGTCGACGAATTTTGCGGCGACGGTGCTGGGATCGAGTTGTTTGGCCATGGCAGACATAACGCATTTCTGCCTCACCATACGTTCGTAATCGTCAGCGCCTGCCCGGGACCGGGCGAACCAGAGAGCGTGGTATCCATCGAGGTGAACCCCCTTGCCAGGCTCAATCCAACCGTAGATCTCCGAACCGACCCCACCGATGGGGACTTGCTTGCCTATGTCGAGGGTGATGCCGCCCATGGTGTCGATAAGACGCTGGAAGCCCGAAATGTCCACCATGGCGTAGTAGTTGAGTTCCAGCCCCAGCAGCTCGGAGACTACCTCCTTGGTGGCCGCCAAGCCTGCTTCCTGTCTGGGATAGAGGTCGGCATGTTCCTGCCCAAGGGTATAGACACCATTGAGCATGCAGTCTTCCCCACAGCGGAAACCATTGGGGTAGAGCTTCGCCAGCGGCGAGGTGGAGGGGAACGGGGCGCCCATGAGATTGCGTGGCAGCCCGAAGACAACCGCACGACCGGTATTGGCGTCTATGGATGCCACATTGATCGAGTCGGGACGTATTCCCTCTCGGTCGGCCGCTGCATCCACCCCCAGCAGGAGGACGTTGTAACGCCCATGTTTGGTCTGACTGTCACCGCCTCCCGGGAACACATCGCCGACATGCCCAGCTGCCGTGAAGGCGCTGGCGAGCAGATTGGTGCCCAACCCGGCGAGCAGCGCCAGCAGCAGGCACGACGCGGTCAGGACCAGGCGGGCGCGACGGGGCAGGCTCGGGGGCCGGGCCAGCCGCCAGGCGTCGAACAGCAGCACCAGCCAGCCCAGGAAAACCAGCCATACCAGAACCCTCATGACGATGGTGACAGGCCCGTTGAGCAGGAAACTCACGGTGGGTCCTCGCCAGAACAACAGCCCCAGCCCCACCAGCAGTGCAGCCGCCACCAGCAACGCCAAAATCCGGAGTGCGACACGGCCCAGCCTACGATTCCCGGCCGCGAACTGGGCAGCCCCAGGCAGGAAGACGGTCAAGACAATGAGCCCGACGGCACGTCGTTTCTGTACGGCGGCGTCGGGGGAAGGCATGGCGGCTCCACGGGCAGACGATACGGGCTCCTTGTATTTAGACTGAACCGGCACCTGCCCTCACCCAGGCAGGCACGCCGTCGAGGCCATGATTCTTGTCCGGAGGGTAGTCTTTCAGGCCATGAGCGACCAGCAGCACGACTCCGGCCTTGACTGGCTGTACCGCCGCGAACCGGAACCAGAAAGGACCCGCATCTATCCTCAGCAGGAAGCCGCTGCGTCCCGCCCGGAGTCGTCATCTTACCCACAGGCCTCATCTTCTCTATACCCCCACTCCTCGGCGCAGCAGCCTCCCGCCCAACCGCCCGCACCCCCGTCGCCGCCCTACCAGGAGTTCGGCGCCCCACCACCAGCTGGCCGCTCCCCGAGGACACGCAGGCCGAAGCGCCGGCATCCCATCAGGCGCCTGGTGCTCGCCCTGGTCCTGGCATGGATGCTGTTCATGGTGGGCACCCCCATCTATGCCTGGACTATCGGAACCGTGATACCCGCCACGCCTGAGGGCAGCCGTCCCGCAGACCAGCCTGGCACCGCCGTGTTGCTAGTCGGGTCAGACGGCCGTGAAAAACTAACCGAGCAACAACGTGGCGAACTCGGGACCGGTGACACGGAGGGACAGCGCACGGACAGCATGATGCTGCTCTACAAACCCCCGTCGGGGAAGGCAGCGATGATCTCGCTGCCCCGGGACTCCTGGGTCAAGATCCCAGGCCATGGCAGCGCGAAGCTGAACGCCGCCTACGCCTGGGGTGGGGCACCGCTGCTGGTCCAGACGATCGAGTCCAACACGGGCATCCGGATCGACGGCTATCTTGAGGTCGGCTTCCTGGGCGTTGTCGAGGCGGTGGACGCGGTCGGCGGCATCGAGGTCTGCCCGAAGGAGGCCATCAAGGACAAGGACGCACACCTGGACCTGCCTGCCGGCTGCCAGACCCTGAACGGCAAGACCGCCCTGGGCTACGTGAGGATGCGCAAAGCTGACCAGACAGGTGATGTGGGCCGCATGATGCGTCAGCGCGAGGTCATCGGGAAGGTCGCA
The sequence above is drawn from the Arachnia rubra genome and encodes:
- a CDS encoding TIGR03089 family protein, giving the protein MFIKQLHARPGAGPLFTHYDEAAGSRVELSGITFTNWVDKTVNMLDGLGAEAGEVVYLDLLRTDPGHWVTAVWVAAAWQRGCSVAERNGDETALAVVGSLSQERGPVTVMCSLHPLGLGVPALPADCADYADVLTEPDMHWAEPVSPDELAWLPGITHADVARVPGSGQRRLFADPKPGWAAVSNLLVAPVLGGGSTVVVTGATAERTARIAAEERTAPVA
- a CDS encoding glycosyltransferase family 2 protein → MIPEPVSVVMPVRNEEPHLEAAVRRVLAQDYAGEIEVVLAVGPSGDRTHEIANALAAADSRVVVVDNPTGFTPAGLNLAIKAASHEIVVRVDGHAELCPGYIATAVAVLRETGAANVGGLMDAQGRTPFEQAVAAAYNSHLGLGGGGFHLARTPAGPADTVFLGVFRRDVLNELGGFDESLHRAQDWEFNYRLRRAGHLVWFTPELRVVYRPRSSLRALARQFYKTGQWRREVIRRHPETASRRYLAPPAVVLGAGVGLGVGLAGVRLRHPWLTALLAFPLLYLGFLVFATVTMRDVPSAARSRLPLVLSTMHLAWGLGFLRGLPARR
- a CDS encoding LCP family protein translates to MPSPDAAVQKRRAVGLIVLTVFLPGAAQFAAGNRRLGRVALRILALLVAAALLVGLGLLFWRGPTVSFLLNGPVTIVMRVLVWLVFLGWLVLLFDAWRLARPPSLPRRARLVLTASCLLLALLAGLGTNLLASAFTAAGHVGDVFPGGGDSQTKHGRYNVLLLGVDAAADREGIRPDSINVASIDANTGRAVVFGLPRNLMGAPFPSTSPLAKLYPNGFRCGEDCMLNGVYTLGQEHADLYPRQEAGLAATKEVVSELLGLELNYYAMVDISGFQRLIDTMGGITLDIGKQVPIGGVGSEIYGWIEPGKGVHLDGYHALWFARSRAGADDYERMVRQKCVMSAMAKQLDPSTVAAKFVDLAEAGSDIVRTDVGTEKLPELVDLAIRGKSLPIDSVNFSPPLIEPASPDLGLIRSTTAEAIAASEAQDSPSTPATSSGSPASSAPVPSTTSASGKDSSPNVKASDKTEASDKTTSEATSSPTPEPGADVAICRVS
- a CDS encoding LCP family protein, whose amino-acid sequence is MSDQQHDSGLDWLYRREPEPERTRIYPQQEAAASRPESSSYPQASSSLYPHSSAQQPPAQPPAPPSPPYQEFGAPPPAGRSPRTRRPKRRHPIRRLVLALVLAWMLFMVGTPIYAWTIGTVIPATPEGSRPADQPGTAVLLVGSDGREKLTEQQRGELGTGDTEGQRTDSMMLLYKPPSGKAAMISLPRDSWVKIPGHGSAKLNAAYAWGGAPLLVQTIESNTGIRIDGYLEVGFLGVVEAVDAVGGIEVCPKEAIKDKDAHLDLPAGCQTLNGKTALGYVRMRKADQTGDVGRMMRQREVIGKVAKKAMNPLTLLNPVSYWKLNMAAAHTLGRGSDTGFGEVLGGVQVFLSSALGSGYSLSVPVSDANASRDGQSVMLWDKEASKTVFDAVIAGNTEPLAQYSN